One part of the Amaranthus tricolor cultivar Red isolate AtriRed21 chromosome 16, ASM2621246v1, whole genome shotgun sequence genome encodes these proteins:
- the LOC130802504 gene encoding uncharacterized protein LOC130802504, with protein sequence MLARNLTAAFTEQLRAVINNTPTQQRVLEDMTDQIKNLRERIEPHQEVPKSHESQDGNSRTSHSSRRNKKRRERSGTHTDVSRSDPQDKMSKTTSRDARTFLESKKHRASESVQSLVDRRRQERKKAQLIGSSHPASPVTISRNEVEVNILPGDPTPIISPMAPEILNLPNPGKIKIPNMAAFDGTSCPEEHLMAYKNLMVLHTTNPSLWCKFFPTTLTGAALTWYTSLPGGSIHNFAQLEGKFLGHFIASRRQEKSNFHLLSITQLEGESISSYLKKFHEAVLEVTNLEESVALNALINGMKAQRLKFQLVESQAHDPKRRKSDKKDVATPHQSSRNREEHQSRRERNYTPRRPAPPSDMGPPRSHHIYTTEEESRTRNLLDGGNDPMFNRNRRDIFFAVRDKLPTPPPTTTPSDRRNYNLWCDYHKEHGHTLAQCRELKRILHQLADEGKLSRFLNKRDYDTGGEANRRPWNQRRGSPKRKEARREGSHTQGTINMIFGGYTEEYPTVRAAKDSVHTLLKRPTTTVTSGPVMKFDATTSQTLQQPHTDPLFEEKHLQPLDKPLIGFGGSQVIPLGTIILPVRVGERNESRSMPIRFTVVDLTFPYNAIMGLPLINKIKAAIFPHQLLLQFERDDGKVGILKGDQVTARQCLINTLKRGHSATPAKREREDQDAPAVMSVYMENPSTHERPRPIERYEEVDMFEGRQVKIGKDLPGTIKQEIVATIAEFRDVFAFSTEEMPGIPTSVMCHKLDIRPGHKPVKQKLRHQGKERTEAAKEEVEKLLRAGFIRECKYSDWLSNVVLVKKPNGK encoded by the exons atgctagcacgcaACCTTACTGCCGCTTTTACGGAACAgctccgcgccgtcataaataatactcccacTCAACAACGAGTATTAGAAGATATGACAGACCAAATTAAAAACTTGCGGGAACGGATCGAACCCCACCAGGAGGTACCAAAGTCCCAcgaatctcaagatgggaatTCGAGGACTTCCCACTCCAGCAGGCGTAATAAGAAAAGGCGTGAAAGATCGGGAACCCACACGGATGTTAGCAGGAGTGATCCACAGGACAAAATGTCCAAAACCACCTCTCGAGATGCCCGAACCTTCCTGGAGAGCAAAAAGCATAGGGCATCCGAAAGCGTCCAGTCGCTGGTGGATCGACGGAGGCAAGAGAGGAAGAAGGCGCAGCTGATAGGATCTAGCCATCCAGCGAGTCCTGTAACCATATCGCGGAACGAAGTCGAGGTCAATATCCTCCCTGGAGATCCTACGCCGATAATCTCTCCAATGGCTCCTGAGATACTAAACCTTCCCAACCCAGggaaaataaaaatcccaaatatGGCAGCATTTGACGGCACGTCGTGCCCCGAGGAACACTTGATGGCGTACAAGAATTTGATGGTGCTGCACACTACCAACCCTTCCTTGTGGTGtaaattcttcccaactactcttacgGGAGCAGCCTTGACATGGTACACTTCCCTTCCAGGTGGAAGTATCCACAATTTTGCCCAGCTAGAAGGCAAGTTTCTGGGCCACTTTATAGCctcaagaaggcaggagaaatcaaacttccacctaCTTAGTATCACTCAATTGGAAGGAGAGTCCATATCCTCCTATCTTAAGAAGTTCCATGAGGCGGTGCTAGAGGTGACGAATTTAGAGGAATCAGTCGCCTtaaacgccctaatcaacggaatgaaggctcaaaggctcaAGTTCCAGTTGGTGGAGAGCCAG gcacatgaccccAAGAGGCGGAAGTCTGACAAGAAAGACGTCGCAACTCCCCACCAATCCTCGAGGAACAGAGAAGAGCACCAGTCGAGGAGGGAAAGAAATTACACGCCGCGTCGTCCCGCGCCCCCTTCAGACATGGGACCCCCACGTTCCCATCACATTTATACCACGGAAGAGGAATCCAGAACGCGCAATTTGTTAGACGGGGGAAACGACCCGATGTTTAATCGAAACAGAAGGGATATTTTCTTTGCCGTTCGCGACaagttgccaactccacctcccaCTACCACTCCTTCCGACAGGCGCAATTACAATTTGTGGTGTgactaccacaaagagcacggccatacCCTTGCCCAATGTCGCGAACTCAAGCGTATCTTGCATCAGCTGGCCGATGAAGGAAAGCTTTCCAGGTTCCTCAACAAGAGGGACTATGACACGGGAGGAGAAGCGAACAGAAGGCCGTGGAATCAAAGACGCGGATCCCCCAAGAGGAAAGAGGCAAGGCGCGAAGGTTCCCATACACAGGGGaccatcaacatgatttttggaggatATACCGAGGAATATCCTACCGTCCGCGCCGCGAAAGACAGTGTCCATACTCTGCTGAAAAGACCGACAACGACCGTAACCAGCGGGCCGGTCATGAAATTTGATGCCACGACCTCTCAAACGCTGCAACAGCCCCAtactgaccctctg tttgaggAAAAGCACTTGCAGCCCCTCGATAAGCCGCTGATCGGATTTGGGGGAAGTCAGGTCATTCCGCTAGgaacgatcattctccccgtgcGCGTAGgagaaagaaatgaaagcagGTCCATGCCCATACGTTTCACGGTAGTGGATCTCACTTTCCCTtacaacgccatcatgggaCTTCCCCTcattaacaaaatcaaagcTGCAATCTTTcctcatcaactcttgctgCAGTTCGAGCGGGACGATGGGAAAGTTGGCATCCTCAAGGGAGATCAGGTAACGGCCCGCCAATGCCTCATAAACACTCTGAAGCGCGGACATTCCGCGACACCCGCCAAGAGGGAAAGGGAAGATCAAGACGCTCCcgctgtcatgagcgtgtataTGGAAAACCCTAGCACACATGAAAGGCCTCGCCCCATAGAAAGATACGAGGAAGTAGACATGTTCGAGGGAAGGCAAGTCAAgatagggaaagatcttcctgGTACGATTAAACAAGAAATCGTGGCCACCATTGctgagttccgcgacgtcttcGCCTTCagcacggaagaaatgcctggcatccctactAGCGTCATgtgtcataaacttgacatAAGACCAGGCCACAAACCAGTAAAGCAGAAGCTGCGGCATCAAGGAAAAGAGCGGACGGAGGCCGCCAAAGAAGAAGTTGAAAAATTGTTGAGAGCCGGATTTATTAGAGAGTGCAAATACTCTGATTGGCTATCCAATGTCGTCCTCGTGAAAAAACCAAATGGCAAATAG
- the LOC130802846 gene encoding aspartate aminotransferase, cytoplasmic isoform X2, whose product MEHKLDTTSDAASRRLITLARHLEVSKLESSENKGLYPSITSVFDGNSDSVFAHVVKAPEDPILGVTVAYNKDPSPVKLNLGVGAYRTEDGKPLVLNVVRRAEQQLINDRSRVKEYLPITGLAEFNKLSAKLMFGADSPAIKENRVTTVQCLSGTGSLRVGGEFLVRHHHERTIYIPQPTWGNHPKIFSLAGLSVKTYRYYDPDTRGLNFQGLLEDLGSAPSGAVVLLHACAHNPTGVDPTIQQWEKIRQLMRSKALLPFFDSAYQGFASGSLDRDAQAVRMFVADGGECLLAQSYAKNMGLYGERVGALSIVCKTADVANRVESQLKLVTRPMFSNPPIHGASIVAIILRDSLFDEWTAELKAMADRIISMRQKLFDALRSRGTPGDWSHIIKQIGMFTFTGLNKEQVAFMTKEYHIYMTSDGRISMAGLSSKTIPHLADAIHAAVTRIS is encoded by the exons ATGGAGCATAAATTGGATACTACTTCAGATGCAGCAAGCCGAAGATTGATCACTCTAGCAAGACATTTAGAGGTTTCGAAATTGGAAAGTAGTGAAAATAAGGGATTATATCCATCAATTACTTCTGTGTTTGATGGGAATTCTGATTCTGTTTTTGCCCATGTTGTTAAAGCCCCAGAAGATCCTATTCTTGGG GTAACTGTTGCATACAACAAAGATCCTAGTCCTGTAAAGTTGAATCTTGGTGTTGGTGCATACCGAACTGAA GATGGTAAACCGTTGGTGTTGAATGTGGTGAGACGAGCAGAGCAACAACTCATCAATGATAG GTCTCGAGTTAAAGAATACCTCCCTATTACTGGGCTTGCCGAATTCAATAAACTGAGTGCTAAACTAATGTTTGGTGCAGACAG CCCTGCTATTAAAGAGAATCGGGTCACTACTGTCCAGTGTTTATCTGGTACAGGCTCGTTGAGGGTGGGTGGTGAATTTTTAGTGAGACATCATCACGAG AGGACAATATATATACCCCAACCAACATGGGGTAACCACCCAAAGATATTTTCACTGGCTGGCTTATCCGTCAAGACTTACCGTTATTATGATCCAGATACACGTGGCCTAAATTTCCAAG GCCTTCTCGAAGACCTTGGCTCAGCCCCATCGGGAGCAGTCGTGCTGCTTCATGCGTGTGCTCACAATCCAACTGGCGTGGACCCAACTATTCAACAATGGGAAAAGATTAGGCAATTGATGAGATCAAAGGCGCTCCTACCCTTTTTTGACAGTGCATATCAG GGATTCGCAAGCGGAAGTTTAGACAGAGATGCACAGGCTGTTAGAATGTTTGTAGCAGATGGTGGTGAATGTCTTCTAGCTCAGAGTTATGCCAAGAACATGGGTCTTTATGGGGAGCGTGTTGGCGCTTTAAGCATC GTCTGCAAGACAGCCGATGTGGCAAACCGAGTTGAGAGTCAACTCAAATTAGTAACAAGGCCCATGTTCTCGAATCCTCCCATTCATGGTGCATCCATTGTGGCGATTATTCTCCGTGACAG CCTGTTTGACGAGTGGACAGCTGAGTTGAAGGCAATGGCTGATCGTATAATTAGCATGAGACAGAAATTATTTGATGCTTTGCGTTCTCGAG GTACACCAGGTGACTGGAGTCATATAATCAAGCAAATCGGGATGTTCACTTTCACAGGATTAAACAAGGAGCAAGTTGCTTTCATGACTAAAGAGTACCACATTTACATGACATCCGATGG ACGGATTAGCATGGCCGGTCTAAGTTCGAAAACTATTCCTCATCTCGCAGATGCTATACACGCAGCTGTAACTCGCATATCATAA
- the LOC130802846 gene encoding aspartate aminotransferase, cytoplasmic isoform X1 — translation MEHKLDTTSDAASRRLITLARHLEVSKLESSENKGLYPSITSVFDGNSDSVFAHVVKAPEDPILGVTVAYNKDPSPVKLNLGVGAYRTEDGKPLVLNVVRRAEQQLINDRSRVKEYLPITGLAEFNKLSAKLMFGADSPAIKENRVTTVQCLSGTGSLRVGGEFLVRHHHERTIYIPQPTWGNHPKIFSLAGLSVKTYRYYDPDTRGLNFQGLLEDLGSAPSGAVVLLHACAHNPTGVDPTIQQWEKIRQLMRSKALLPFFDSAYQGFASGSLDRDAQAVRMFVADGGECLLAQSYAKNMGLYGERVGALSIVCKTADVANRVESQLKLVTRPMFSNPPIHGASIVAIILRDRSLFDEWTAELKAMADRIISMRQKLFDALRSRGTPGDWSHIIKQIGMFTFTGLNKEQVAFMTKEYHIYMTSDGRISMAGLSSKTIPHLADAIHAAVTRIS, via the exons ATGGAGCATAAATTGGATACTACTTCAGATGCAGCAAGCCGAAGATTGATCACTCTAGCAAGACATTTAGAGGTTTCGAAATTGGAAAGTAGTGAAAATAAGGGATTATATCCATCAATTACTTCTGTGTTTGATGGGAATTCTGATTCTGTTTTTGCCCATGTTGTTAAAGCCCCAGAAGATCCTATTCTTGGG GTAACTGTTGCATACAACAAAGATCCTAGTCCTGTAAAGTTGAATCTTGGTGTTGGTGCATACCGAACTGAA GATGGTAAACCGTTGGTGTTGAATGTGGTGAGACGAGCAGAGCAACAACTCATCAATGATAG GTCTCGAGTTAAAGAATACCTCCCTATTACTGGGCTTGCCGAATTCAATAAACTGAGTGCTAAACTAATGTTTGGTGCAGACAG CCCTGCTATTAAAGAGAATCGGGTCACTACTGTCCAGTGTTTATCTGGTACAGGCTCGTTGAGGGTGGGTGGTGAATTTTTAGTGAGACATCATCACGAG AGGACAATATATATACCCCAACCAACATGGGGTAACCACCCAAAGATATTTTCACTGGCTGGCTTATCCGTCAAGACTTACCGTTATTATGATCCAGATACACGTGGCCTAAATTTCCAAG GCCTTCTCGAAGACCTTGGCTCAGCCCCATCGGGAGCAGTCGTGCTGCTTCATGCGTGTGCTCACAATCCAACTGGCGTGGACCCAACTATTCAACAATGGGAAAAGATTAGGCAATTGATGAGATCAAAGGCGCTCCTACCCTTTTTTGACAGTGCATATCAG GGATTCGCAAGCGGAAGTTTAGACAGAGATGCACAGGCTGTTAGAATGTTTGTAGCAGATGGTGGTGAATGTCTTCTAGCTCAGAGTTATGCCAAGAACATGGGTCTTTATGGGGAGCGTGTTGGCGCTTTAAGCATC GTCTGCAAGACAGCCGATGTGGCAAACCGAGTTGAGAGTCAACTCAAATTAGTAACAAGGCCCATGTTCTCGAATCCTCCCATTCATGGTGCATCCATTGTGGCGATTATTCTCCGTGACAG GAGCCTGTTTGACGAGTGGACAGCTGAGTTGAAGGCAATGGCTGATCGTATAATTAGCATGAGACAGAAATTATTTGATGCTTTGCGTTCTCGAG GTACACCAGGTGACTGGAGTCATATAATCAAGCAAATCGGGATGTTCACTTTCACAGGATTAAACAAGGAGCAAGTTGCTTTCATGACTAAAGAGTACCACATTTACATGACATCCGATGG ACGGATTAGCATGGCCGGTCTAAGTTCGAAAACTATTCCTCATCTCGCAGATGCTATACACGCAGCTGTAACTCGCATATCATAA
- the LOC130802844 gene encoding transcription factor MYB3R-1-like has product MASDKKIAASLPPQPPPSLSTSLNGANNAFPYGRPMHGRTTGPTRRSTRGQWTSEEDEILRKAVERFKGKNWKKIAECFKDRTDVQCLHRWQKVLNPELIKGPWSKQEDDIIVQMVEKYGPKKWSTIAQSLPGRIGKQCRERWHNHLNPSINKEAWTQEEELVLIRAHQIHGNRWAELTKYLPGRTDNAIKNHWNSSVKKKLDSYIASGLLAQFEGLPLVSHQSQSIHAASVLVQQSSEGGSVFKDTTEMESSECSQVGCSQTASDISNTACQTKEDFLLSEESDQGKLQNTSPTASISEQYYKPVEDITFTIPDLPFEFSCSPKFLEDNFSGEPAACADGTSAFGVISLPNIPSMDLGADSSTLPGNYFLADSMNETVHGPSHRSIDYDAFASVDTLAINSDAPGPKQTAEEGCSELLQDKDGNRCSLNLTNGSDIIDMYRYRDYITFQTIYQLCETSGNIASQFNNPLDALMEASNFDRFSCENDLLESKDCDQRNNSLGVSDAQDIANVGETVIPAHNNSNSLCHDHVDVGFPEQIELERPSKFVSVNTFGSETTYNQQTHCDVVERPVNTTHEQDAGNLCYEPPRFPCLDIPFFSCDLAQSGNDAQQEFSPLGIRQLMMSSKLWDSPSSDDRPDAILKSAAKTFATPSILKKRHRDLLSPLSPFSERRFDKKTESNAKQRFLCTSRLTNEFSRLDVMFDETMEGKEPASPTNDQNNRASIENKENICPAFEGNREEGKHSHEELEDKTSEGDKEDMKDTEKEGYLERHSEESVHEYCASETPKGVLVERPIIDMQFSSPDGAGAKGGSEAVDRTLDVHSLTNASKQPTTSDLMIHKAKSFVNPSFVDCLINEVGSENLNFFGSTPFRRSLESPSAFKSPWFFSSAVACPRFDTDITVEDIGIFMSPGERGLDAIGLMKHINEQSADAYAEAREVLGNETPESILRARRFNNQNAESKSLGLHLASNVSISDFQAERRVLDFSECGTPAKAPEKGKPITTANASSPSCLLKSYR; this is encoded by the exons ATGGCAAGTGATAAGAAAATAGCTGCATCACTTCCGCCTCAGCCCCCACCCAGTCTTTCTACTTCTCTAAATGGGGCCAACAATGCTTTTCCTTATGGCAGACCTATGCATgg GAGGACTACTGGGCCTACGAGGCGATCAACAAGGGGTCAATGGACATCTGAAGAg GATGAAATTTTGCGCAAAGCTGTTGAACGCTTCAAAGGGAAAAATTGGAAAAAGATAG CTGAATGTTTCAAGGACAGAACTGATGTTCAGTGCCTGCACAGGTGGCAAAAAGTCCTTAACCCAGAGCTCATCAAGGGTCCTTGGTCTAAACAG GAAGATGACATTATTGTTCAAATGGTGGAAAAATATGGACCAAAGAAATGGTCCACAATTGCTCAATCTCTTCCGGGGCGTATAGGAAAACAATGCCGAGAAAG GTGGCATAACCATCTTAATCCTTCTATAAATAAGGAGGCATGGACTCAAGAAGAAGAACTTGTTTTAATTCGTGCTCATCAAATTCATGGGAATAGATGGGCAGAGTTGACAAAATACTTACCAGGAAG GACAGACAATGCTATAAAAAACCACTGGAACAGCTCCGTGAAGAAGAAACTAGACTCTTATATTGCTTCAGGACTTCTTGCACAGTTCGAAGGCCTGCCATTGGTTAGTCATCAAAGTCAATCCATCCATGCTGCTTCTGTGCTAGTACAACAGAGCAGTGAAGGTGGTAGTGTTTTCAAAGATACGACGGAGATGGAAAGTTCAGAATGTAGTCAGGTTGGTTGCTCTCAAACCGCAAGCGACATCTCTAACACGGCTTGCCAGACGAAAGAGGACTTCTTGTTGTCTGAAGAATCGGATCAAGGGAAGTTACAGAATACTAGTCCAACAGCATCAATTTCAGAGCAATATTATAAACCTGTCGAGGATATAACCTTCACCATTCCTGATTTACCATTTGAATTCAGTTGCTCGCCTAAATTCCTTGAGGATAATTTCTCTGGAGAACCAGCGGCTTGTGCAGATGGAACTAGCGCCTTTGGTGTGATTAGTTTACCCAATATTCCCTCCATGGATTTGGGTGCAGACTCGTCTACTTTACCGGGAAATTATTTTCTTGCTGATTCAATGAATGAAACAGTTCATGGACCTTCGCACCGTTCCATCGATTATGATGCATTTGCTTCAGTCGATACATTGGCTATCAACTCAGATGCGCCAGGACCGAAACAGACTGCTGAAGAAGGCTGTTCTGAGCTCTTGCAAGACAAAGACGGTAATAGATGTTCTCTAAATCTTACCAACGGCTCTGACATTATTGATATGTACAGATACAGAGATTATATTACTTTCCAAACCATTTATCAGCTCTGTGAAACAAGTGGAAATATAGCTTCGCAGTTTAATAATCCTTTGGATGCATTGATGGAAGCTTCAAACTTTGATCGATTTTCTTGTGAAAATGATTTGTTAGAGAGCAAAGATTGtgatcaaagaaacaacagtTTGGGTGTATCAGATGCACAAGACATTGCTAATGTGGGTGAAACAGTTATCCCTGCACACAACAATTCTAATTCTCTATGTCATGATCATGTTGATGTTGGCTTTCCAGAACAAATAGAACTGGAAAGACCATCAAAATTCGTCTCTGTAAATACATTTGGTTCTGAAACAACGTACAACCAGCAAACTCATTGTGATGTAGTTGAACGGCCAGTAAATACTACACATGAGCAAGACGCTGGAAATCTGTGTTATGAACCTCCTCGATTTCCATGTTTGGACATACCGTTTTTCAGTTGTGATCTTGCTCAGTCTGGTAATGATGCACAACAAGAATTTAGTCCTCTCGGCATCCGTCAGTTGATGATGTCTTCTAAGTTATGGGATTCACCTTCTTCAGATGATAGACCCGATGCAATATTAAAAAGTGCTGCGAAAACATTTGCTACACCATCAATTTTGAAGAAGAGACATCGTGATCTACTGTCACCTTTATCACCATTTTCAGAAAGGCGATTTGACAAAAAGACTGAGAGCAATGCGAAACAAAGGTTTTTGTGCACCTCTAGGTTGACCAACGAGTTTTCACGTTTGGATGTTATGTTTGATGAGACTATGGAAGGCAAAGAACCAGCATCCCCAActaatgatcaaaataatcgtgcttcaattgaaaataaagaaaatatatgtCCTGCTTTtgaagggaatagagaagagggGAAACATAGCCATGAAGAGTTAGAAGACAAAACATCAGAGGGAGACAAAGAGGACATGAAGGATACGGAGAAGGAAGGATATCTTGAACGACATTCTGAGGAATCCGTCCATGAATATTGCGCCTCAGAAACA CCCAAAGGAGTTCTTGTTGAACGGCCGATTATTGACATGCAATTTTCTTCGCCGGATGGAGCTGGAGCAAAAGGAGGGTCAGAAGCAGTGGACAGAACATTGGATGTTCACAGCTTGACGAATGCTTCCAAACAACCAACCACTTCAGATTTGATGATTCACAAAGCTAAATCTTTTGTAAACCCGTCCTTTGTTGATTGTCTCATTAACGAAGTGGGCTCTGAGAATCTTAACTT TTTTGGCAGTACACCTTTCAGACGAAGTCTTGAATCTCCATCAGCATTTAAATCACCTTGGTTTTTCAGTTCTGCGGTTGCCTGCCCGAGATTCGATACTGACATCACGGTTGAG GATATAGGGATTTTCATGAGCCCAGGTGAGAGGGGATTGGATGCGATAGGTCTCATGAAACATATCAATGAGCAGAGTGCAGATGCGTATGCGGAGGCCCGAGAAGTGCTGGGAAATGAAACTCCTGAAAGTATTTTGAGGGCAAGACGCTTCAATAACCAAAATGCAGAAAGCAAAAGTTTAGGGCTTCATTTGGCATCAAATGTCTCG ATTTCCGACTTTCAGGCAGAGCGGCGTGTTCTCGATTTCAGTGAATGTGGGACGCCGGCTAAGGCGCCGGAAAAGGGGAAACCCATTACTACTGCAAACGCTTCATCCCCGTCTTGTTTGTTAAAAAGTTACAGATAG